The Agromyces hippuratus genome has a window encoding:
- a CDS encoding ROK family protein, whose amino-acid sequence MTTAGETSVPTTTGPLDEVHREQSARLVDHLVDHGPATRSELAAATGLGRGAIAGLTARLLDAGVLRPEAADASGDHRTAPLTLAAADHVLVTAHLGPDDAVATIASLGGDELARFTAPLRPADSPAGESAPAPTPLELLAVVLGRAIARAERAERPIADVTVLVDGAVAGTPAVVLTDDRIGVEPVDVLGELRARTPGLADVEAELPVPIALVPTAVAAASVELTGSAARDLLYLAGDTGIVAAAIVDGRPLRGAHGLGATFAHLPIVPGGVRCSCGQRGCLATVASPEIVLERAGLAAFAAAHGRLAALDELVVRVDAADDRARWSWLDAALWIGRSLQVVAPTLDPATIVVGGYWAALIGDIETSFRDNRPTIGGGALESIPTIMASQHGGEAAVAGARRQARERLVSEPLLLAG is encoded by the coding sequence ATGACTACGGCCGGCGAGACCTCAGTTCCCACCACCACCGGCCCGCTCGACGAGGTGCACCGCGAGCAGTCCGCGCGCCTCGTCGACCACCTCGTCGACCACGGCCCGGCGACCCGGAGCGAGCTCGCCGCAGCGACCGGCCTCGGGCGCGGTGCGATCGCCGGGCTCACCGCCCGACTGCTCGACGCGGGCGTGCTGCGACCCGAGGCTGCGGATGCCTCGGGCGACCACCGCACCGCACCGTTGACGCTCGCCGCGGCCGACCATGTGCTCGTCACCGCCCACCTCGGCCCCGACGACGCGGTCGCCACCATCGCCTCGCTCGGCGGCGATGAACTGGCCCGGTTCACCGCGCCGCTCCGCCCCGCCGACTCCCCCGCCGGCGAGTCGGCGCCCGCGCCGACTCCGCTCGAACTCCTCGCGGTCGTGCTGGGCCGGGCGATCGCCCGAGCCGAGCGGGCAGAGCGGCCGATCGCCGACGTCACCGTGCTCGTCGACGGGGCGGTCGCCGGAACGCCCGCGGTCGTGCTCACCGACGATCGGATCGGCGTCGAGCCGGTCGACGTGCTCGGCGAGCTCCGTGCGCGCACGCCCGGGCTCGCCGACGTCGAAGCCGAGCTCCCCGTGCCGATCGCGCTCGTGCCCACTGCGGTGGCCGCGGCATCCGTCGAACTGACCGGGAGCGCCGCCCGCGATCTGCTCTACCTCGCCGGTGACACCGGGATCGTCGCCGCGGCGATCGTCGACGGCCGGCCCCTGCGCGGCGCCCACGGCCTCGGCGCGACCTTCGCGCACCTGCCGATCGTGCCCGGCGGCGTGCGCTGCAGCTGCGGGCAGCGCGGATGCCTCGCGACGGTCGCCTCCCCCGAGATCGTGCTCGAGCGGGCCGGCCTCGCCGCATTCGCGGCCGCGCACGGCCGTCTCGCCGCCCTCGACGAACTCGTCGTGCGGGTCGACGCGGCCGACGATCGCGCCCGTTGGTCGTGGCTCGACGCGGCACTGTGGATCGGTCGCTCACTGCAGGTGGTGGCGCCCACCCTCGACCCGGCGACCATCGTCGTCGGCGGCTACTGGGCGGCGCTCATCGGCGACATCGAGACGTCCTTCCGCGACAACCGCCCGACCATCGGCGGCGGAGCCCTCGAGTCGATCCCGACGATCATGGCGTCGCAGCACGGCGGTGAGGCGGCCGTCGCCGGCGCCCGCCGTCAGGCGCGCGAGCGCCTGGTCTCCGAGCCGTTGCTGCTCGCGGGCTGA
- a CDS encoding helix-turn-helix domain-containing protein gives MLSAIGLDEGEESVYRLLLALGAADLGHLNRRLGMGEDETGRRLRALELRGLATQSSVESGGRWVAAPPGVALRPLLIQQRLELEEAELTAVALAEEYLAEASESDARDLVEVVVGAAAVSQRFLQLHLGATQEVMSFVTEHSVAVSGPDNQAEGVAVARGVSYRIVVERAVLTSPAEFAEVSAALGSDVNVRVVDRVPTKLMIADRSLAMVPLNGNHSEPAALVIHASGLVDSLAGLFESVWRDATPLVLGGPGSDEAVEGESGLDVLDLQVLSLLLGGFTDASIAKHLDMGQRTVQRRVRGLMQLAGVSSRLQLGWHASERGWIVRG, from the coding sequence ATGCTGTCAGCCATCGGGCTCGACGAAGGGGAGGAGTCCGTCTACCGGCTCCTCCTCGCGCTCGGCGCCGCCGATCTCGGTCACCTGAACCGGCGGCTCGGAATGGGCGAAGACGAGACCGGGCGGCGGCTCCGTGCACTCGAGCTGCGCGGGCTGGCCACGCAGTCCTCGGTCGAGTCCGGGGGACGATGGGTCGCGGCGCCCCCGGGCGTGGCACTGCGTCCGCTCCTGATCCAGCAGCGGCTCGAGCTCGAGGAGGCCGAGCTGACGGCGGTGGCGCTCGCCGAGGAGTACCTCGCCGAGGCGTCCGAGTCGGATGCCCGTGATCTCGTCGAGGTGGTCGTCGGCGCTGCCGCGGTGTCGCAACGCTTCCTGCAGTTGCATCTGGGTGCGACGCAGGAGGTCATGTCGTTCGTGACCGAACACTCGGTGGCCGTGTCCGGGCCCGACAATCAGGCCGAAGGAGTGGCGGTCGCCCGCGGCGTCTCCTACCGGATCGTGGTCGAACGCGCCGTGCTCACCTCACCGGCCGAGTTCGCCGAGGTGTCGGCTGCGCTCGGCTCCGACGTCAACGTCCGGGTGGTCGATCGGGTGCCGACCAAGCTGATGATCGCCGACCGGTCGCTCGCGATGGTGCCGCTCAACGGCAATCACTCCGAGCCGGCAGCCCTCGTGATCCATGCCAGCGGTCTGGTCGACTCGCTGGCCGGCCTGTTCGAATCGGTGTGGCGCGACGCCACGCCGCTCGTGCTGGGCGGTCCGGGCTCCGACGAGGCCGTCGAGGGCGAGAGCGGTCTCGACGTGCTCGACCTGCAGGTGCTGTCGCTGCTCCTCGGCGGGTTCACCGATGCGAGCATCGCGAAGCATCTCGACATGGGGCAGCGCACCGTGCAGCGGCGCGTTCGGGGACTCATGCAGCTCGCCGGCGTCTCGAGTCGGCTGCAGCTCGGCTGGCACGCCTCCGAACGTGGCTGGATCGTTCGCGGCTGA
- a CDS encoding S8 family peptidase yields the protein MRPIWRSTITAATVAVMVATTASPSNAVESNEAGEQPPIVGSTAWLGQQAAPPVTVTLVNGDRVLVTNGTTVTVLPREDGSQPIVETRRVGDDVYVYPADVIDALAAGKVDEELFNVTGLVRQGYDDAHSASMPLIAQYADPAAPVVTPRGAEAGIVLESIGSAALSADKADAAAFWADLTNPRSRSAGSIEKLWLDRKVEAALDQSTAQVNAPDAWAAGLDGAGATVAILDTGADAEHPDLQGRIIAGEDFTDSGSWNDGNGHGTHVASTVGGSGAASDGAKRGVAPQADLLVGKVLSDFGSGSTSGIIAGMEWAVAQGADVVSMSLGSTGPVDGCADPMAMAAGSLSESSDSLFVIAAGNVGPGNNTVSSPGCAPAVLTVGAVDRDDSTAVFSSRGPVAGTHVLKPEITAPGVGISAAATGGRGEYAYRSMSGTSMATPHVAGAAAIVKQRHPEWDGEQIKAALVSSAETDIPGDVRETGGGRLDVSAAIDETVTGAPALQAGSFDWPHTTDEAVAIDVPYTNVSDAPVTLRLEIEGLTGNDGSAVKGKLAKLEQDSVTIAAGETATVPLRVDPSAKLSAAQYGDVTGRIVATGDATVSTPFSLYVQPETVQVTVKVVDRNGDPAAGASSLDIVNTDTSSGSRWYNGGAEEQVVDVRPGRFFVSSFIATPDADGTTKLVDSVSYVARPELSITDDTTVVLDARDADRITVKTDRRSETRAMSLSFARSWDDMWGHSGTLTAGATVTSVYADVQGTAHDGDFEFGHYWRKAAPLVEDLSVVGGDALHPIPAGYSSMNLTGTGRLPVVDAGSGTDAELAAADVAGKIALVRIADGTGSVYAEVVAAGKAGAKAVVAFHEATGRWQPLTGSSGGQVPAYSIPSDEAAALRERLAAGPVELQWSFTSSSPFVYNLGFSQDTPFTDAKEFVVRDKKLGRTEATFRSMGTAVDRLDLVTAVDASGNGVGVGQFQPVQAPSKRTELYTAGELRWQSAVLGYFPFGEVMLDQVRQYEPGSVRSDTWYDGVIAPSAAESYTGEVQLAAERQGNLMGFASGMWADSSGHWAGPGSFGDIGNLVLRRNGEEIGRSAYISDVFEVPADDAEYELQLFTEKIGRQTNTWQRSSAVTTVWKFRSHLDESTYSQGLPVMFPRVDLPEDGMKTLAANADQRLQLNVAGHAGYTPGTITSAGLAYSYDGETWVDATTLQEDGEWVAIVDHSGASGQPVSLRVTLTDSNDNSVTQTVVRAYDVR from the coding sequence ATGCGCCCCATCTGGCGTAGCACCATCACGGCGGCCACCGTCGCCGTCATGGTAGCCACCACTGCAAGTCCGTCCAACGCCGTCGAATCGAACGAGGCCGGCGAGCAGCCGCCGATCGTCGGAAGCACCGCCTGGCTCGGCCAACAGGCCGCCCCTCCGGTCACGGTCACGCTGGTCAACGGCGACCGGGTGCTCGTGACCAATGGCACCACCGTCACGGTGCTGCCCCGCGAAGACGGCTCGCAGCCGATCGTGGAGACCCGCCGCGTCGGCGACGACGTCTACGTCTACCCGGCCGACGTGATCGACGCGCTGGCCGCCGGCAAGGTCGACGAGGAGCTCTTCAACGTCACCGGCCTCGTGCGTCAGGGCTACGACGACGCGCACAGCGCCTCGATGCCGCTCATCGCCCAGTACGCCGATCCCGCCGCCCCGGTGGTGACCCCCCGCGGCGCCGAAGCGGGAATCGTGCTCGAATCGATCGGCAGCGCCGCGCTCAGCGCGGACAAGGCCGACGCCGCGGCCTTCTGGGCCGATCTGACCAACCCGCGGAGTCGATCCGCCGGTTCGATCGAGAAGCTCTGGCTCGATCGCAAGGTCGAGGCCGCCCTCGATCAGTCGACCGCGCAGGTCAACGCCCCCGACGCCTGGGCTGCCGGACTCGACGGCGCCGGCGCGACCGTCGCCATCCTCGACACCGGAGCCGACGCCGAGCATCCCGATCTCCAGGGCCGCATCATCGCCGGGGAGGACTTCACCGACTCGGGGTCGTGGAACGACGGCAATGGACACGGCACGCACGTCGCGTCGACGGTCGGCGGTTCCGGCGCGGCCAGCGACGGCGCGAAGCGCGGCGTGGCACCGCAGGCTGATCTGCTCGTCGGCAAGGTCCTCTCCGACTTCGGCTCCGGCTCGACGTCGGGCATCATCGCGGGCATGGAGTGGGCGGTCGCGCAAGGCGCGGACGTCGTGTCGATGAGCCTCGGCAGCACCGGCCCGGTCGACGGCTGCGCCGACCCGATGGCGATGGCCGCCGGGTCGCTCTCCGAGAGCAGCGACAGCCTCTTCGTGATCGCGGCCGGCAACGTGGGGCCGGGCAACAACACGGTCTCCTCCCCCGGTTGCGCGCCGGCGGTGCTCACGGTCGGCGCGGTCGACCGCGACGACAGCACGGCGGTCTTCTCCAGCCGCGGGCCGGTCGCCGGCACCCACGTCCTGAAGCCCGAGATCACCGCGCCCGGCGTGGGCATCTCCGCTGCAGCGACCGGCGGGCGGGGCGAATACGCGTACCGGTCCATGTCGGGCACCTCCATGGCGACGCCGCACGTCGCGGGAGCGGCCGCGATCGTCAAGCAGCGCCACCCGGAGTGGGACGGCGAGCAGATCAAGGCCGCCCTCGTGTCGTCGGCCGAGACCGACATCCCCGGCGACGTGCGCGAGACCGGCGGTGGCCGTCTCGACGTGAGTGCGGCGATCGACGAGACCGTGACGGGCGCGCCGGCACTGCAGGCGGGCTCCTTCGACTGGCCGCACACGACCGACGAGGCCGTCGCGATCGACGTGCCCTACACGAACGTGTCCGACGCCCCGGTGACCCTGCGGCTCGAGATCGAGGGTCTGACCGGCAACGACGGCTCTGCCGTCAAGGGCAAGCTCGCGAAGCTCGAGCAGGACTCCGTGACGATCGCGGCAGGCGAGACGGCGACCGTGCCGCTGCGGGTCGACCCGTCGGCGAAGCTGTCGGCCGCGCAGTACGGCGACGTCACCGGCCGGATCGTCGCGACCGGCGACGCCACGGTCTCGACGCCCTTCTCGCTGTACGTGCAGCCCGAAACCGTGCAGGTCACGGTCAAGGTGGTCGACCGCAACGGCGACCCCGCCGCCGGCGCCTCCTCGCTCGACATCGTCAACACCGACACGAGCAGCGGCAGCCGCTGGTACAACGGCGGCGCAGAGGAGCAGGTCGTCGACGTGCGACCGGGGCGCTTCTTCGTCTCGAGCTTCATCGCCACACCTGACGCCGACGGCACCACGAAGCTCGTGGATTCGGTCAGCTACGTGGCACGTCCCGAGCTGTCGATCACCGACGACACGACCGTGGTGCTCGACGCACGCGACGCCGACCGCATCACCGTCAAGACCGATCGTCGCAGCGAGACACGGGCCATGAGCCTCTCCTTCGCCCGCAGCTGGGACGACATGTGGGGGCACTCGGGCACGCTCACCGCGGGCGCCACCGTGACGTCGGTCTACGCGGACGTGCAGGGCACGGCTCACGACGGCGACTTCGAGTTCGGGCACTACTGGCGCAAGGCCGCGCCGCTGGTCGAAGACCTGTCGGTGGTCGGCGGCGACGCGCTCCACCCCATCCCCGCGGGCTACTCCTCGATGAACCTCACGGGAACGGGCCGACTGCCGGTCGTCGACGCGGGCAGCGGCACCGACGCCGAACTCGCGGCGGCCGACGTCGCCGGCAAGATCGCCCTCGTCCGCATCGCGGACGGCACTGGCTCGGTCTACGCCGAAGTCGTCGCGGCCGGCAAGGCGGGCGCCAAGGCCGTGGTGGCCTTCCACGAGGCGACCGGGCGCTGGCAGCCCCTGACCGGCTCATCCGGCGGTCAGGTGCCGGCGTACTCGATTCCGTCCGACGAGGCCGCCGCCCTGCGGGAACGGCTCGCCGCCGGACCCGTCGAGCTGCAGTGGAGCTTCACCTCGTCGAGCCCGTTCGTCTACAACCTCGGGTTCAGCCAGGACACGCCGTTCACCGATGCCAAGGAGTTCGTGGTGCGCGACAAGAAGCTCGGGCGCACCGAAGCGACGTTCCGGTCGATGGGCACGGCCGTCGACCGCCTCGACCTGGTCACGGCGGTCGACGCGTCGGGCAACGGCGTCGGCGTGGGTCAGTTCCAGCCGGTGCAGGCGCCCTCGAAGCGCACCGAGTTGTACACGGCGGGCGAGCTCCGGTGGCAGTCCGCCGTACTGGGGTACTTCCCGTTCGGTGAGGTGATGCTCGACCAGGTACGCCAGTACGAGCCCGGCAGCGTGCGCTCCGACACGTGGTACGACGGGGTCATCGCACCCAGCGCCGCTGAGTCGTACACCGGCGAGGTGCAACTGGCCGCCGAGCGGCAGGGCAACCTGATGGGCTTCGCGAGCGGAATGTGGGCCGACAGTTCCGGCCACTGGGCGGGCCCCGGCTCGTTCGGCGACATCGGCAACCTCGTCCTGCGCCGAAACGGTGAGGAGATCGGGCGATCGGCCTACATCTCCGACGTCTTCGAGGTGCCCGCCGACGATGCCGAGTACGAGCTGCAGCTGTTCACGGAGAAGATCGGCCGCCAGACGAACACCTGGCAGCGCTCCTCGGCGGTGACGACGGTCTGGAAGTTCCGTTCGCACCTCGACGAGAGCACCTACTCGCAGGGTCTGCCGGTCATGTTCCCCCGCGTCGACCTCCCCGAGGACGGCATGAAGACGCTGGCGGCGAATGCCGACCAGAGGCTGCAGCTGAACGTCGCCGGCCACGCGGGCTACACGCCCGGCACGATCACGAGCGCCGGCCTCGCGTACTCCTACGACGGGGAGACGTGGGTGGATGCCACGACCCTCCAGGAAGACGGCGAGTGGGTCGCGATCGTCGACCACTCCGGCGCATCCGGTCAACCGGTGAGCCTTCGGGTGACCCTGACCGACAGCAACGACAACTCGGTGACGCAGACCGTCGTTCGGGCGTACGACGTGCGCTGA
- a CDS encoding polyprenol monophosphomannose synthase, with the protein MTRALVVIPTYNERENIAAIVARVRTAVPAASVLVVDDSSPDGTGVIADEMAATDAAVQVLHRTEKNGLGAAYLDAFAWALAEGFDPIVQMDADGSHQPEQLGRLLDPLSGGVDAGAGAGADRPVDLVIGSRWIDGGSIENWPRRRQWLSRGGSAYARWVLRLPTRDATAGYRAFRADALRRIRLDDVHTRGYGFQVDMLWHAREAGLVVVEVPVTFVERQRGRSKMSAGIVIEAMMRVTGWGLRSRFGRGLPQPASSNGSETRRSRA; encoded by the coding sequence ATGACCCGAGCCCTGGTGGTGATTCCCACCTACAACGAGCGCGAGAACATCGCCGCGATCGTGGCCCGCGTGCGCACGGCCGTACCGGCGGCGTCCGTGCTCGTCGTCGACGACTCCTCGCCCGACGGCACCGGCGTCATCGCCGACGAGATGGCGGCGACGGATGCTGCGGTGCAGGTGCTGCACCGCACCGAGAAGAACGGCCTCGGGGCCGCCTACCTCGACGCGTTCGCCTGGGCGCTCGCCGAGGGGTTCGACCCGATCGTGCAGATGGACGCCGACGGCTCGCACCAGCCCGAGCAGCTCGGGCGGCTGCTCGACCCGCTCTCGGGCGGCGTGGACGCCGGAGCCGGTGCGGGCGCCGACCGGCCGGTCGACCTCGTCATCGGCTCGCGCTGGATCGACGGCGGCTCGATCGAGAACTGGCCGCGTCGTCGCCAGTGGCTCTCGCGCGGCGGCAGCGCCTACGCGCGCTGGGTGCTGCGCCTGCCCACGAGGGACGCGACCGCCGGCTACCGCGCCTTCCGGGCCGACGCGTTGCGACGCATCCGGCTCGACGACGTGCACACCCGCGGCTACGGGTTCCAGGTCGACATGCTCTGGCATGCACGCGAGGCCGGTCTCGTCGTGGTGGAGGTGCCCGTCACCTTCGTCGAGCGCCAGCGCGGGCGCTCGAAGATGAGTGCGGGCATCGTGATCGAGGCGATGATGCGGGTGACCGGCTGGGGCCTCCGCAGCAGGTTCGGCCGGGGGCTGCCTCAGCCCGCGAGCAGCAACGGCTCGGAGACCAGGCGCTCGCGCGCCTGA
- a CDS encoding carboxylesterase/lipase family protein encodes MTQTSIGTFVEVDTTAGRVRGAWRGEPGEASASAAFLGIPFAEAPVGELRFAAPVPKAPWEGVRDALEFGATAQRGDPGVTLIPEPSVPGESTLNVNVFTPAPATDAALPVLVWIHGGGFFAGSPASLWYDGGRFNRDGVVTVTISYRLGFDGFGWISDAPSNRGVRDWLLALQWVQENIASFGGDPSRVTIAGQSAGGGAVLTLLGMESAQHLFHGVYAISGALADVTPERGEKFGRELAAAGGVEPTVAGFSSLSEERILELQKKATELGPDSLQSMIDEGLGLGPAIDGELLTRSTKDSLAAGVGADKPLVIGATDDEFTMAFAEAEKKLRWIPKSLMLKKLGMPKPKLKPYLAANAEVARKGTARIAGRFLTDQMFRTALVKIVALRGDAPTWVYRFSWPSGTFGFAEHCLDVPFFFDCLDSIAMEPLAGPNPPQQLADQVHGGAVAFVSTGDPGWPRYTEPGRETRVFDTPSTMVSDGYASVRPLLAD; translated from the coding sequence ATGACCCAGACCAGCATCGGCACCTTCGTCGAGGTCGACACCACCGCGGGACGCGTTCGCGGCGCCTGGCGCGGCGAGCCCGGCGAGGCATCCGCTTCGGCCGCGTTCCTCGGCATCCCCTTCGCCGAGGCTCCCGTGGGCGAGCTGCGCTTCGCCGCTCCGGTGCCGAAGGCGCCGTGGGAGGGCGTGCGCGACGCGCTCGAGTTCGGCGCGACCGCGCAGCGCGGCGACCCCGGAGTGACGCTCATCCCCGAGCCGAGCGTGCCCGGCGAGTCGACGTTGAACGTCAACGTCTTCACTCCGGCGCCCGCGACCGACGCGGCGCTGCCGGTGCTGGTCTGGATCCACGGCGGAGGCTTCTTCGCCGGTTCGCCCGCGAGCCTCTGGTACGACGGCGGCCGCTTCAACCGCGACGGCGTCGTGACCGTGACGATCTCGTACCGCCTCGGCTTCGACGGCTTCGGCTGGATCTCGGACGCCCCGTCGAACCGCGGCGTGCGCGACTGGCTCCTCGCCCTCCAGTGGGTGCAGGAGAACATCGCGTCGTTCGGCGGCGACCCGTCGCGCGTGACCATCGCCGGCCAGTCGGCCGGCGGCGGCGCCGTGCTCACCCTGCTCGGCATGGAGTCGGCGCAGCACCTCTTCCACGGGGTCTACGCGATCTCCGGCGCACTCGCCGACGTCACGCCCGAGCGGGGCGAGAAGTTCGGCCGTGAACTCGCAGCGGCCGGCGGCGTCGAGCCCACCGTCGCCGGGTTCTCGAGCCTGAGCGAGGAGCGCATCCTCGAGCTGCAGAAGAAGGCGACCGAGCTCGGCCCCGACTCCCTCCAGAGCATGATCGACGAGGGGCTGGGCCTCGGCCCGGCGATCGACGGCGAGCTGCTCACCCGCTCGACGAAGGATTCCCTCGCGGCGGGCGTCGGCGCCGACAAGCCGCTCGTCATCGGCGCGACCGACGACGAGTTCACGATGGCCTTCGCCGAAGCCGAGAAGAAGCTCCGCTGGATCCCGAAGTCGTTGATGCTGAAGAAGCTCGGCATGCCGAAGCCGAAGCTGAAGCCCTACCTCGCGGCGAACGCCGAGGTCGCCCGCAAGGGCACTGCGCGCATCGCCGGCCGCTTCCTGACCGACCAGATGTTCCGCACCGCCCTGGTCAAGATCGTCGCCCTGCGCGGCGACGCCCCCACCTGGGTGTATCGGTTCTCGTGGCCGTCGGGCACGTTCGGCTTCGCCGAGCACTGCCTCGACGTGCCGTTCTTCTTCGACTGCCTCGACTCGATCGCGATGGAGCCGCTCGCCGGGCCGAACCCGCCGCAGCAGCTCGCCGACCAGGTGCACGGCGGCGCCGTGGCATTCGTCTCGACGGGCGACCCGGGCTGGCCGCGCTACACCGAGCCCGGGCGCGAGACCCGTGTCTTCGACACCCCGTCGACCATGGTGTCCGACGGCTATGCGAGCGTGCGCCCGCTGCTCGCGGACTGA
- a CDS encoding peptide MFS transporter, translating into MGSVTEPVSEPSDIKRDHGFFGQPRSLANIFGVEMWERFSFYGMQGILLIYLYYSVAEGGLGMEETAAAGIVGAYGGGVYLSTILGAWLADRVLGSEKVLFYSAIVIMAGHIALALLPGFFGVGVGLILVAFGSGGLKANATSVVGTLYSEHDPRRDAGFSIFYLGINLGAFFGPILTGLLASTLGFHWGFALAAVGMAIGLTQYSFGRKRLPAEASVVPNPLPRDRIGMAIGIAVAGVAAVVVLVMTGLVTPTNLVTWVIASVIVAAVAYFAVILSSKRITTVERSRVFGFIPLFVASVAFWSLYQQQFTVLTIYSDKQLNRDLFGWEMPVSWVQSINPIFIIILSGVFAAIWTKLGDRQPSTPIKFALGTAIMGVAFLLFIPFAGGAANSTPLLAIIGILFIFTVAELLLSPVGLSVTTKLAPKVFHTQMVALFFLSVSLGTAISGQLATFYSADTEVVYFGVLGGIAIVLGIALAVGSRGVLKLMAGVR; encoded by the coding sequence ATGGGCAGTGTCACCGAGCCGGTCTCGGAGCCGAGCGATATCAAGCGCGACCACGGGTTCTTCGGGCAACCGCGGTCGCTCGCCAACATCTTCGGCGTCGAGATGTGGGAGCGGTTCAGCTTCTACGGCATGCAGGGGATCCTGCTGATCTACCTGTACTACTCCGTGGCCGAGGGCGGCCTCGGCATGGAGGAGACCGCGGCGGCCGGCATCGTCGGCGCCTACGGCGGCGGCGTCTACCTCTCGACGATCCTCGGCGCCTGGCTCGCCGACCGCGTGCTCGGCAGCGAGAAGGTGCTGTTCTACAGTGCCATCGTCATCATGGCCGGCCATATCGCGCTCGCCCTCCTTCCCGGGTTCTTCGGCGTCGGGGTCGGCCTGATCCTCGTGGCGTTCGGTTCCGGCGGGCTCAAGGCGAATGCGACGAGCGTCGTCGGCACGCTGTACTCCGAGCACGACCCGCGTCGCGACGCCGGGTTCTCGATCTTCTACCTCGGCATCAACCTCGGCGCCTTCTTCGGCCCGATCCTCACCGGCCTGCTCGCGTCGACGCTCGGCTTCCACTGGGGCTTCGCGCTCGCCGCGGTCGGCATGGCGATCGGCCTCACCCAGTACTCGTTCGGGCGCAAGCGCCTGCCGGCCGAGGCATCCGTCGTGCCGAACCCGCTGCCTCGCGACCGCATCGGCATGGCGATCGGCATCGCCGTCGCGGGCGTGGCGGCCGTCGTCGTGCTCGTCATGACCGGTCTCGTCACCCCGACGAACCTCGTCACCTGGGTGATCGCCTCGGTGATCGTCGCCGCGGTCGCCTACTTCGCGGTGATCCTCTCGAGCAAGCGCATCACGACGGTCGAGCGCAGCCGCGTGTTCGGCTTCATCCCGCTGTTCGTCGCGAGCGTCGCCTTCTGGTCGCTCTACCAGCAGCAGTTCACGGTGCTCACGATCTACTCCGACAAGCAGTTGAACCGCGACCTCTTCGGCTGGGAGATGCCCGTCTCGTGGGTGCAGTCGATCAACCCGATCTTCATCATCATCCTGTCGGGCGTCTTCGCCGCGATCTGGACGAAGCTCGGCGACCGCCAGCCGTCGACGCCCATCAAGTTCGCGCTCGGCACGGCGATCATGGGTGTCGCGTTCCTGCTCTTCATCCCGTTCGCCGGCGGCGCGGCGAACTCGACGCCGCTGCTCGCGATCATCGGCATCCTCTTCATCTTCACGGTGGCCGAACTGCTGCTCTCGCCGGTCGGGCTCTCGGTGACGACGAAGCTCGCGCCGAAGGTGTTCCACACGCAGATGGTGGCCCTGTTCTTCCTGTCGGTCTCGCTCGGCACGGCGATCTCGGGCCAGCTCGCGACGTTCTACTCGGCCGACACCGAGGTGGTCTACTTCGGCGTGCTCGGCGGCATCGCGATCGTGCTCGGCATCGCGCTCGCGGTGGGCAGCCGCGGCGTGCTGAAGCTCATGGCCGGCGTGCGCTGA